Proteins encoded within one genomic window of Falco biarmicus isolate bFalBia1 chromosome 14, bFalBia1.pri, whole genome shotgun sequence:
- the ZNF711 gene encoding zinc finger protein 711 isoform X3, with amino-acid sequence MDDVGEKLDHIGSTPLKISTEVTNDDVAKDDGFGSEVIKVYIFKAEAEDDVEIGGTEIVTESDFHNGHSVAGVIDQGGVGRMQREKMVYMAVKDSSQEDEDISCAEIADEVYMEVIVGEEEATSLPDTQLEDSGVNKTFVPVAWAAAYGDERRLPRRYEDGQAAGNNLDTRLENKNGNATQYLQICDSISTNRVLKQKTKKRRRGEARQWQTAVIIGPDGQPLTVYPCHICGKKFKSRGFLKRHMKNHPDHMIKKKYQCTDCDFTTNKKVSFHNHLESHKLINKVDKTHEFTEYTRRYREASPLSSNKLILRDKEPKLHKCKYCDYETAEQGLLNRHLLAVHSKNFPHVCVECGKGFRHPSELKKHMRTHTGEKPYQCQHCVFRCADQSNLKTHIKTKHGTDLPFKCEHCPQAFTDEKELQQHTELFQGHKTHQCPHCDHKSTNSSDLKRHIISVHTKDFPHKCEVCEKGFHRPSELKKHSETHKGKKIHQCRHCDFKTSDPFVLSGHILSVHTKDLPFKCKRCKRGFRQQNELKKHMKTHSGRKVYQCQYCEYSTTDASGFKRHVISIHTKDYPHRCEYCKKGFRRPSEKNQHIMRHHKEAIM; translated from the exons A TGGATGATGTTGGAGAAAAATTGGACCATATAGGAAGCACTCCCTTGAAAATCAGTACCGAGGTGACAAATGATGATGTTGCTAAAGATGATGGTTTTGGTTCAGAAGTTATCAAAGTGTACATATTTAAAGCTGAAGCTGAAGATGATGTTGAAATAG GTGGGACAGAAATTGTCACAGAGAGTGACTTTCACAACGGACATTCTGTAGCTGGAGTAATTGATCAAGGAGGTGTTGGTAGAATGCAGCGAGAAAAAATGGTTTACATGGCTGTTAAGGACTCTTCTCAGGAAGATGAAGATATTA GCTGTGCTGAAATAGCAGATGAAGTTTATATGGAAGTTATTGTAGGTGAAGAAGAAGCTACATCACTACCAGACACACAGCTTGAAGACTCTGGCGTGAATAAAACTTTTGTCCCTGTTGCTTGGGCTGCTGCTTACG GAGACGAAAGAAGGCTACCCAGAAGATACGAAGATGGTCAAGCGGCAG GAAATAACTTGGATACACGATTAGAAAACAAAAACGGTAATGCAACACAGTACCTGCAGATTTGTGATAGCATTAGCACTAATAGAGtgctaaaacaaaaaaccaagaaaaggaggagaggagaggccaGGCAATGGCAAACAG ctgTTATAATAGGTCCTGATGGACAGCCCTTAACAGTTTACCCTTGTCATATTTGTgggaaaaaatttaaatccaGAGGATTCTTGAAAAGGCATATGAAGAATCATCCAGATCATATGATTAAGAAGAAATACCAGTGTACAGACTGTGACTTTACAACTAACAAAAAAGTAAGTTTCCACAATCATCTGGAAAGCCATAAACTTATAAATAAAGTTGATAAAACCCATGAGTTTACAGAATATACGAGAAGATACAGAGAAGCAAGCCCGTTGAGTTCTAATAAACTAATACTGAGGGACAAGGAGCCTAAGCTACACAAGTGCAAATACTGTGACTATGAAACTGCAGAGCAGGGACTACTCAATAGACATCTGCTTGCAGTTCATAGTAAGAACTTCCCTCATGTGTGTGTGGAGTGTGGGAAAGGATTCCGTCACCCATCAGAGCTGAAAAAGCATATGAGGACCCACACTGGGGAAAAGCCATACCAGTGTCAGCACTGTGTCTTCAGGTGTGCTGATCAGTCCAATCTGAAAACTcacatcaaaaccaaacacgGGACTGATCTGCCCTTTAAATGTGAGCACTGTCCCCAGGCGTTTACAGATGAGAAggaactgcagcagcacacagaattGTTTCAAGGGCATAAGACTCATCAGTGTCCACATTGTGACCATAAGAGCACCAATTCAAGTGACCTGAAGCGACACATTATTTCAGTGCACACAAAGGATTTTCCCCACAAATGCGAGGTATGTGAAAAAGGCTTCCATCGTCCATCCGAGCTCAAAAAGCATAGTGAAACCCATAAAGGTAAAAAGATACATCAGTGTAGACACTGTGACTTTAAAACATCAGATCCTTTTGTACTTAGTGGGCATATCCTCTCAGTTCACACCAAGGACCtgccttttaaatgcaaaagatGTAAAAGAGGATTTAGGCAGCAAAATGAACTTAAGAAGCACATGAAGACCCACAGTGGAAGAAAAGTTTATCAATGCCAGTATTGCGAATATAGCACTACGGATGCGTCAGGCTTTAAACGACATGTAATATCAATACACACAAAAGACTATCCCCATAGGTGTGAGTATTGCAAAAAGGGATTCCGTAgaccatctgaaaaaaatcagcatataATGAGGCACCACAAAGAGGCCATAATGTAA